Proteins from a genomic interval of Caulobacter sp. NIBR1757:
- the zapE gene encoding cell division protein ZapE yields MPSSVRTAYRDRLKAGEIQPDAAQERAVEALGRLEADLDQAGEPGFSLFGRKPKAQKGVYLWGPVGRGKSMLMDLFFDSAPVARKRRIHFHGFMGEVHGHIDAWRKGDAAARKAHFGQHKGDDPIVPTAELIAEQARLLCFDELQVTDIADAMILGRLFEALFERGVTLVATSNRPPDDLYKDGLNRQLFLPFIDMLKSRMDVVGVKGPTDFRLDRLKSARVWLAPLDPDNERSFDTLWADLLDGQPETGAALDVLGRKVHLPRASGGMVRASFASLCDTALGPNDYLAIAARFHTLFLEDVPRLTPVKRSAARRFNTLVDALYEARVRLVTLAEVAPRDLYPEGEGAFEFERTVSRLEEMQSAGWLEQERD; encoded by the coding sequence ATGCCGTCCTCCGTCCGCACCGCCTATCGTGATCGCCTGAAGGCGGGGGAGATCCAGCCCGACGCGGCGCAGGAGCGGGCCGTCGAGGCGCTCGGCCGGCTGGAGGCCGATCTCGACCAGGCCGGCGAGCCGGGCTTCTCGCTGTTCGGGCGCAAGCCCAAGGCCCAGAAGGGCGTCTACCTGTGGGGGCCGGTCGGGCGCGGCAAGTCGATGCTGATGGACCTGTTCTTCGACAGCGCCCCGGTCGCCAGAAAGCGCCGCATCCACTTCCACGGCTTCATGGGCGAGGTGCACGGCCATATCGACGCCTGGCGCAAGGGCGACGCCGCCGCCCGCAAGGCCCATTTCGGCCAACACAAGGGCGACGACCCCATCGTCCCGACCGCCGAACTGATCGCCGAACAGGCCCGGCTGCTCTGTTTCGACGAGCTGCAAGTCACCGACATCGCCGACGCCATGATCCTCGGCCGCCTGTTCGAGGCCCTGTTCGAGCGCGGGGTGACCCTGGTCGCCACCTCGAACCGGCCGCCGGACGATCTCTACAAGGACGGCCTGAACCGCCAGCTCTTCCTGCCCTTCATCGACATGCTGAAGAGCCGCATGGACGTGGTCGGCGTGAAGGGGCCGACCGACTTCCGCCTCGACAGGCTGAAGAGCGCCCGGGTCTGGCTCGCTCCGCTCGATCCCGACAATGAGCGCAGCTTCGATACGCTGTGGGCCGACCTGCTGGACGGCCAACCGGAGACCGGCGCGGCCCTGGATGTCCTGGGCCGCAAGGTGCACCTGCCGCGGGCCAGCGGCGGGATGGTGCGGGCCAGCTTCGCCAGCCTCTGCGACACGGCCCTGGGCCCCAACGACTACCTGGCCATCGCGGCGCGCTTCCACACCCTGTTCCTGGAAGACGTGCCGCGCCTGACCCCCGTCAAACGCTCGGCGGCCCGCCGGTTCAACACCCTGGTCGACGCCCTCTACGAGGCCCGGGTGCGGCTGGTGACCCTGGCCGAGGTCGCGCCCCGCGATCTCTATCCGGAAGGCGAGGGCGCCTTCGAGTTCGAGCGCACGGTCTCGCGGCTGGAAGAGATGCAGTCGGCCGGTTGGCTCGAGCAGGAACGGGACTGA
- a CDS encoding calcium-binding protein gives MDPITNTSNVGDSGATALDLPAIATTAVVGGVTYVYVTSLQNGLQTLTLDAAGALTPVAATYDDAGVFLSGAYTPIVATVGGNTFLAVSSRSESGISVFSVGAGGALTNVSNFADNGTTYLNGAAGMAGMTVGGVTYLLASNQGGEAGLSVFALAADGSLTNVSNLAAGPQADFSTVSRIMAVEIGGRSFALVTSQSSGTVSVVEVTAGGVAVPVQLFADNGATHISNAGFLSSAVVGGVTYVIASGFYENGVSVFSMAGDGQLTNVFNVTDDFASMLSPMTGIGASFVVDGETYVPVFSTEGAGGMTVFKLAADGSLSTDQVITDTLATYVRDVFSSTMVDVGGSRFMLTVDVGGFGVSAFRVGPAPSIDTAKDDAFSVAENAGFVANVRNDNGFGADAPALAITAVNGQPAAVGMKILLPSGAYLTLQANGTFQYLTNGAFNSLAGAGSGAQNLTATDTFTYTVANGDTATVTVTINGVDGNGDILQGSVLADNLVAGIGSDTVNGLTGNDVIDGGDGNDILLGGAGDDILLGGDGIDRLDGGKGSDAMTGGAGNDTYVVDDAGDTVTETLNGGTDTVESSIDYLLGANVENLVLTGVAGVSGIGNALSNRMTGNAGANTLSAGAGNDFVYGMGGDDTLSGGAGVDNMYGGSGNDILDGGAGGDKLYGEVGDDTLIGGDDADVLDGGAGDDVINGGGGNDSLIGGTGKDTLRGGLGNDVYSVDNSLDQVFELAGEGEDVVNASASFVLGDNIEVLNLIGTAAINGTGGASNNRIYGNAASNTLDGGLGDDIMVGGAGSDTYVVDSAKDVVTELAGEGTDTVRASLSYVLGANLENLILTGTAANGTGNAEANSITGTEGANLLLGLDGNDKLVGAGGEDRLVGGAGSDNLSGGTGNDILEGGSGNNVMSGGTGSDVFKIGQDSVRLSGSSALALQTDQILDFSQSAGDRIDLTAIDADSTVAGDQAFTFVSTFGFHAGEATLIYDAGVNQTILRLDIDGDGKADYQLRLDGDAGTPNLITGASTPVEGGWLL, from the coding sequence ATGGATCCGATCACCAACACCTCCAACGTCGGCGACAGCGGCGCGACGGCGCTGGACCTTCCGGCCATCGCGACGACGGCCGTCGTCGGCGGCGTCACCTATGTCTACGTCACTTCGCTTCAGAACGGCCTTCAGACCCTGACCCTGGACGCGGCCGGCGCCCTGACCCCCGTCGCGGCGACCTACGACGACGCCGGCGTCTTCTTGTCCGGCGCCTACACGCCCATCGTCGCCACGGTCGGCGGCAACACCTTCCTGGCGGTCTCCAGCCGTAGCGAAAGCGGCATCAGCGTCTTTTCCGTCGGCGCCGGCGGCGCCCTGACCAACGTTTCCAACTTCGCCGACAACGGGACCACCTACCTGAACGGCGCCGCCGGCATGGCCGGCATGACCGTCGGCGGGGTGACCTATCTGCTGGCGTCCAACCAGGGCGGTGAGGCGGGCCTCAGCGTCTTCGCCCTGGCCGCCGACGGCTCCCTGACCAATGTCTCCAACCTGGCGGCCGGCCCGCAGGCCGATTTCTCGACGGTGTCGCGGATCATGGCTGTCGAGATCGGCGGCCGCAGCTTCGCGCTCGTCACCAGCCAGTCGTCGGGCACGGTCTCCGTGGTCGAAGTCACCGCCGGCGGCGTCGCCGTTCCGGTGCAGCTCTTCGCCGACAACGGCGCGACCCATATCAGCAACGCCGGATTCCTGTCCTCCGCCGTCGTCGGCGGCGTCACCTACGTGATCGCCTCGGGCTTCTATGAGAACGGCGTCTCGGTGTTCTCGATGGCCGGCGACGGTCAGCTGACCAACGTCTTCAACGTCACCGACGACTTCGCCAGCATGCTTAGCCCGATGACCGGCATCGGCGCGTCCTTCGTGGTCGATGGCGAAACCTATGTGCCGGTCTTCTCGACGGAAGGCGCCGGCGGGATGACCGTCTTCAAGCTGGCCGCCGACGGCTCGCTGTCCACCGACCAGGTCATCACCGACACCCTGGCCACCTACGTTCGCGACGTGTTCAGCAGCACGATGGTCGACGTCGGCGGCTCGCGCTTCATGCTCACCGTCGATGTCGGCGGCTTTGGCGTCAGCGCCTTCCGCGTCGGCCCGGCGCCGTCCATCGACACCGCCAAGGATGACGCCTTCTCGGTTGCCGAGAACGCCGGCTTCGTCGCCAACGTCCGCAATGACAACGGCTTCGGCGCCGACGCCCCGGCCCTGGCCATCACCGCCGTCAACGGCCAGCCGGCCGCCGTCGGCATGAAGATCCTGCTCCCCTCGGGCGCCTACCTGACCCTGCAGGCCAACGGCACCTTCCAGTACCTGACCAACGGCGCCTTCAATTCCCTGGCCGGCGCCGGCTCGGGCGCCCAGAACCTGACCGCCACCGATACCTTCACCTACACGGTCGCCAACGGCGATACGGCGACGGTCACCGTCACCATCAACGGCGTCGACGGCAACGGCGACATCCTGCAGGGCTCGGTCCTGGCCGACAACCTGGTCGCCGGCATCGGCAGCGACACGGTCAACGGCCTGACCGGCAACGACGTCATCGACGGCGGCGACGGCAACGACATCCTGCTCGGCGGGGCCGGCGACGACATCCTGCTCGGCGGCGATGGCATCGACCGTCTCGACGGCGGCAAGGGCAGCGACGCCATGACCGGCGGCGCGGGCAACGACACCTATGTGGTGGATGACGCCGGCGACACCGTGACCGAGACCCTCAACGGCGGCACGGACACCGTCGAAAGCAGCATCGACTACCTGCTCGGCGCCAACGTCGAGAACCTGGTCCTGACCGGCGTCGCGGGCGTCAGCGGCATCGGCAACGCCCTGTCCAACCGCATGACCGGCAACGCCGGCGCCAACACCCTCAGCGCCGGGGCGGGCAACGACTTCGTCTACGGCATGGGCGGTGACGACACCCTGTCGGGCGGGGCCGGCGTCGACAACATGTACGGCGGCAGCGGCAACGACATCCTCGACGGCGGGGCCGGCGGCGACAAGCTGTACGGCGAGGTCGGCGACGACACCCTGATCGGCGGCGATGACGCCGACGTGCTCGACGGCGGGGCCGGCGACGACGTCATCAACGGCGGCGGCGGCAACGACAGCCTGATCGGCGGCACCGGCAAGGACACCCTGCGCGGCGGCCTCGGCAACGACGTCTATTCGGTCGATAACAGCCTCGACCAGGTGTTCGAGCTGGCGGGCGAAGGCGAGGATGTGGTCAACGCCTCGGCCAGCTTCGTGCTCGGCGACAACATTGAGGTGCTGAACCTGATCGGGACCGCGGCCATCAACGGCACGGGCGGCGCCAGCAACAACCGCATTTACGGCAACGCCGCCTCCAACACCCTGGACGGCGGCCTCGGCGATGACATCATGGTCGGCGGCGCCGGCTCCGACACCTATGTCGTCGACAGCGCCAAGGACGTGGTCACCGAACTGGCCGGCGAGGGCACCGACACCGTTCGCGCCAGCCTCAGCTATGTGCTCGGCGCCAACCTCGAGAACCTGATCCTGACCGGGACCGCCGCCAACGGCACGGGCAACGCCGAGGCCAACAGCATCACCGGGACCGAGGGCGCCAACCTGCTGCTCGGCCTGGACGGCAACGACAAGCTGGTCGGCGCCGGTGGCGAGGATCGTCTGGTCGGCGGCGCCGGCAGCGACAACCTCAGCGGCGGCACGGGCAACGACATCCTTGAAGGCGGCTCCGGCAACAACGTCATGTCGGGCGGCACGGGCTCGGATGTCTTCAAGATCGGCCAGGACTCGGTGCGTCTGTCCGGCTCCAGCGCCCTGGCGCTGCAGACCGACCAGATCCTCGACTTCTCGCAGAGCGCGGGTGACCGCATCGACCTGACCGCCATCGACGCCGACAGCACGGTGGCCGGCGATCAGGCCTTCACCTTCGTCAGCACCTTCGGCTTCCACGCCGGAGAGGCCACCCTGATCTACGACGCCGGGGTGAACCAGACGATCCTGCGCCTCGACATCGATGGCGACGGCAAGGCCGACTACCAGCTGCGCCTGGACGGCGACGCCGGAACGCCCAACCTGATCACCGGCGCCTCGACGCCGGTGGAAGGCGGTTGGCTGCTGTAG